ACGCAGCCTCACCCACTGATACCTTGGCGGAAGGTCAGCTTTTGATCTTCCACCCGCTCTTGAGCAGCCGGTAGGTCAGGAAGCCCAGAACCAGGTTGAGGATCCCGACGCCGATCGCGGCGCCGACCACCGCGTGGTTGGTGTTGCCGATATCGCTCTCTCCGATGAAGCCGAAGCGGAAGCCGGAGATCATGTAGAAGAACGGATTCGCCCGGCTCAAGGCCTGGAACGCGGGTGAGAGGTTCTCGATCACGTAGAACGTGCCCGACAGGAGCGAGAGCGGCGCGACCACGAAGTTGGTGACGGCCGCGGCGTGATCGAACTTCTCCGCCCAGAGGCTCGTCAACAAGCCCATCAACGCGAGCATGGTCGAGCCCATCAGGCCGAACCAGACGATCGCCCAGGGGTGTGCGGCCATCAGGTCAACACCGGGCCACAGCGCCATCGCCAGCACCACTGCGCCACCGACCATTATCGCGCGAGTGATCGCGGCCGCGACAATACCGATCATCAGTTCGGCATTCGTGAGCGGCGGCATCAGCAGGTCGACGATCGTGCCCTGGAGCTTGCCGGCCAGCAGCGAGAAGCTGGAATTGGCAAAGGCATTCTGCATCATGCCCATCATGACCAGGCCGGGCGCGACGAAGGTAGCGAACGATACGCCAAGGATGATGCGGTCGCCCCGCCCCATCGCAACGGTGAAGATCACCAGAAAAAGCAGCGTTGTTATCGCCGGGGCCCAGACGGTTTGCGTCTGGACCTTGAGAAACCGCCGCACCTCCTTCATATAGAGGCTCCACAGCCCGATCCGGTTAAGACCCGTCATCAGTGGCTGCCCCTTGGGCGGAAACGTACGCCCAGCACTCGCGATGGGGTCGACAGATTCAGGTTGCTTGCCGGA
Above is a genomic segment from Altererythrobacter sp. Root672 containing:
- a CDS encoding ABC transporter permease, which gives rise to MADQAPAAAPNSSGKQPESVDPIASAGRTFPPKGQPLMTGLNRIGLWSLYMKEVRRFLKVQTQTVWAPAITTLLFLVIFTVAMGRGDRIILGVSFATFVAPGLVMMGMMQNAFANSSFSLLAGKLQGTIVDLLMPPLTNAELMIGIVAAAITRAIMVGGAVVLAMALWPGVDLMAAHPWAIVWFGLMGSTMLALMGLLTSLWAEKFDHAAAVTNFVVAPLSLLSGTFYVIENLSPAFQALSRANPFFYMISGFRFGFIGESDIGNTNHAVVGAAIGVGILNLVLGFLTYRLLKSGWKIKS